The Podarcis raffonei isolate rPodRaf1 chromosome 2, rPodRaf1.pri, whole genome shotgun sequence genome window below encodes:
- the LOC128403660 gene encoding cytochrome c oxidase subunit 5B, mitochondrial-like, with product MEQATGMERKTMKALEKGLDPYNMLPPKQYAGTKEDPNIVPSITDKRLVGCICEEDNSTVIWFWLHKGNPQRCPSCGAHYKLVGYQLP from the coding sequence ATGGAGCAGGCTACAGGAATGGAGAGGAAAACCATGAAAGCTTTAGAGAAGGGGCTGGATCCTTACAACATGCTACCACCCAAACAATATGCTGGAACAAAGGAAGACCCCAACATAGTCCCTTCAATTACAGACAAGAGGCTTGTGGGCTGCATCTGTGAAGAGGACAACAGCACTGTGATCTGGTTCTGGCTGCACAAGGGAAATCCCCAGCGCTGCCCCTCCTGTGGAGCCCATTACAAGTTGGTTGGCTACCAATTGCCCTGA